A region of Crassostrea angulata isolate pt1a10 unplaced genomic scaffold, ASM2561291v2 HiC_scaffold_73, whole genome shotgun sequence DNA encodes the following proteins:
- the LOC128168964 gene encoding uncharacterized protein LOC128168964 — protein sequence MKSTISVIVLTLISSTKILVKADNKCNESNATAKLVNSCPKTARDWNEAANRKGCRNMTHSCTSFEYHCVMNAWRNETIEVCAPSWSIVGMSCAEYNFGGKRIQKGKAETCNTCPTTYLSTESYKYQECYVMKSKKMPELHWTTESATISLITPERNISSLATAWNQELDYTYTNSESIPSPLIISIICIVVGIPVLAIVALVVIKWRKNLSCSGICRPTIEENRARSEEYSTSETIDSFEEEKEQLTKEISNNQGLYYESNETNDRDTI from the exons ATGAAATCAACTATTAGCGTCATTGTTTTAACACTGATTTCATCAACAAAG ATATTAGTAAAAGCTGATAATAAATGCAATGAATCAAATGCGACAGCTAAATTAGTAAATTCGTGTCCGAAAACAGCAAGGGATTGGAATGAGGCAGCTAACAGGAAGGGCTGTAGAAATATGACACACTCTTGTACTTCATTCGAATACCACTGTGTAATGAATGCGTGGAGAAATGAAACGATAGAAGTATGCGCACCAAGTTGGAGTATTGTAG GAATGTCATGTGCAGAATATAACTTTGGTGGGAAAAGGATTCAAAAGGGCAAAGCTGAAACATGTAATACATGCCCGACAACTTACTTGTCAACGGAGAGTTATAAAT ATCAAGAGTGTTACGTAATGAAGTCGAAAAAGATGCCAGAATTGCATTGGACAACTGAGTCAGCTACTATTAGCCTTATAACTCCTGAACGTAATATATCGTCTTTAGCAACAGCTTGGAATCAAGAATTAGATTATACTTACACTAATTCAGAAAGTATTCCCAGTCCTTT AATTATCAGTATTATTTGCATCGTCGTTGGAATCCCTGTATTAGCTATTGTCGCACTCGTAGTTATCAAATGGCGAAAGAACTTGTCTTGCTCAGGAATATGCC GGCCAACAATTGAAGAGAATAGGGCGCGATCAG AGGAATACTCGACATCAGAAACCATAGATTCATTTGAGGAAGAAAAAGAACAGCTTACAAAAGAGATTTCAAACAATCAAGGACTATACTATGAATCTAATGAAACCAATGACAGAGACACAATTTAA